One Eurosta solidaginis isolate ZX-2024a chromosome 1, ASM4086904v1, whole genome shotgun sequence genomic window, TGCAAATGTctgcttatttatattaattctGCGTGTGGATTTAAGTGCGCTCCGGTCACACGCTTTAATTGCAACCTAAGACCAAATTAAAGTAACACGTTTGGTGAAGAATGCAGCCGAAATTAGAGATGACTTTTGTTTGTTGCATTGTATTCCTGCCAAACTGTGGAGATTAAAAACTTCACGTCGGCGTCAACATCGTTCCCCCGATGAGCGCAGCTCGATTACCGAGACCGGTTCTGGATTAAATGTTTATCCATAACATCTTTAGAGTGCCGTGGCATTGGTGTGAGTCTTTCGGCCATAACGGGTGGAGTTATTACCGTAGAACTAGGTACAGGTTGCTTCTATTTCTCTTTGCATCTTCCTATAATCACTGATAATACGAGTAGGTATACAGCTAATATCAATGATGTGATGAGCATTATGTGCCTAAAGTTTGTTTGGCAGCTCCAACAAACGATGATTGGCCAACGCGGATTGTAGTGTCGTTAGATTTTGTGTCTGCGCTGTATATTTCACGTCATTCAACTTATGAAGAAGAGGGTTTAGTTGTTCTTCAGAAGTCACCTTGGAGATTTCACCAAGTCTGATGTAGGATGAACTCAGACTACTGGATATTAACTCATGTGCTTGAATTGATACAAACCGATGTTTAAAAATGCAGCCTGATTTAAGTCATAGCAgtccagtagtggaattcactaacttttttaaccacatttgccatcgctttatttgcgaatcgttaactataacgatttcgttattcagtaaatattttgtatcgatatttgtttatcgacgatcagctgtgttgtttaataaacggcaagtaaattggctgcgctaaaaatcacgaaattaatatttctgacaattttagttaaaaaagaaaatcggaacttttattaaatacactggtttacagccaaaattcaccagagacgccattatgaaattcctatgtaaaatcaccccctgatttcgaaaatcaatgttatttttaattctatggtaacttttttgagatatttacgaataacgggtttttccaaaaaaaaaaaattgggtccacttaatcatatatatctcaagaacgaattgagcaattccaaaacggtttgaagcttttaaaaggtgataatctgtgcatacaacactttttgctaggccctgtatattcaaagataacgaacaagcATTAcagattttttccatttttttttttaattataaaaaaatgtgtactttgcgaggaaggatctcgaaaactttttatttttttgcagatttgtttttttctatCTAAGCTCTATTTTATTATAAAGaaaaaaagctttcattcaataaaatcgatggactaatacaacatttataagcattcatgtaaatatcccatttaatacttaagtaccctactcgtagatatgtgttaatattcgctaactgcagggcctagcaaaaagtgttgtatgcacattttatagcaaattgtattgccttttaaaagcttcaaaccgttttggaattactcaattcgttcttgagatatatatgatttagtgaacccaatttttttttggaaaaaaccgttattcgtaaatatctcaaaaacgttatcatagaattaaaaataacattgattttcgaaatcagggggtgattttacataggaatttcataatggcgttgTGCACTTCTattgccttttaaaagcttcaaaccgttttggaattactcaattcgttcttgagctatatatgattaagtgaacccaatttttttttggaaaaaaccgttattcgtaaatatctcaaaaacgttatcatagaattaaaaataacattgattttcgaaatcagggggtgattttacataggaatttcataatggcgtctctggtgcagaaaaaaaaatggaatttgtgatccagtgatactttcaaacacgaaaagctgctttatttataagccaaatggcatttgagtacatGGAGTAAAGTTTCTAATGACTCAAATAGAGCGGCGAGCTGCGagagaaattttttcttttttttgtaatctATTGTTGGCATGCcctttgtgcttttcgcattttttatgtttattgagctgtgctgccacctttcaactattaaaacgaaatttaactgccctgcaaaaatttttggattacgtgttccattttcttcatgttggagtactctaaacaatactcctttgcaatgcgtttgcggaccaccatcagccgatcattgctcgttttttaacgaacgtgatcacgacacgatgacgatcgaacagagttgccaaaagtaaaatattacatacaaataactgattataaaattttactatggcaactctgacaaaatgcaaccgcgcactggttttatgtatacatactatagtatagagaaatattagtttctttattcacacaaatgctaaataacataagaatattcgtagtaaaaaatataaaagttgtattgccccttttcatttactttcattttaaattaaattcactccgataattctttccgacaaaattcctctttagtaatttggcatatgatcctctgtgggtgctccatggaatACTAcaatgaaagtactttggaaagcactctaacgtatgtactctatggaatactcacaaacaaagcgagagtgggatcacctactcctctcctaggacatcgcaatgttaattggagcacattttttgtatgaatacagattagatttggagcagtcctatactcccaaaggagtattccttacattatttatagagtactcgcgttttttgaagggtagtcaTGCGCTCACGATttatatatctggcgaactgtgacagcttcctaccatattagtgggggcgtccccgtttatcgtgcagaaccgTCGTCTCTTCTTTTTGGTCCGACAACATCtcgcccctgctgtccgcctgtaggttagaatgccatagatcgtggtgggcattgaactcgcctaatataatgcgattatcgccaatGAGTAGTGCTCTGTTATCAGGGCAGTATGACAGGAGATGTAGATGTTTATTATTTCTAGATTTAGATCGCCTggccggacagatatgccttgacgttccaggacactgtccctgcggccgatgtcgggatcatatatattatattgcactgagtggtgggtaataaacgcgaggccgcctccatttccgcttttgcgatcttttctgtggatgttatacccagagcaagtctgcaaagcagatcttgccgtgagtttggtctcttggatcgctgcaatACGGATGTTATGCTGCTTCATAAAATCAACTATATCCGTGATcatcccagttaacccattacagtttaactgcaataTACTGAAGTGCaatgggggagacgtcgtcactcctAGGGGTtgttgggtttgcgacctggcagcatggcgcgaagAAACCCCTCGGAGGGtagccgtcgctgagaccagaatatctaggaaagtggcacagtCCAAGGCAggagatgtcgcaaacatatatattacgtgctggcaaacggtgcaaaaggtggtaggcaCTTACGAGTCTGTGCGGGCACTTATTGTGGCTTGATGATCAGCGGGGCTGCTAgagggtagtgggggcgctaaggcgcagactacggaacgctcttgggcgtgaacagcagggaTTCACGAAAGATTTGAAAGAgctacgaggacgtcgggttttggggtgtTCCCAGAACATCCGTCCGGTcaaaccatcccttacacgtgacacactgacctAAGCGTATTAAAAAGATTATTtttcggcaaacgcagcaaaacaatttctctGTATCGGGATCAGGTACAGGTTTTTTGGATGTGCTGAACAATATTTTCACCAtacaaaaaatgagaaaaaagaaTTATGTTTGGTTCATCGCGATTCAATTTATGTTTGTAACAGGGCCACAATATTTGAATACCAATTAACACCTTTagctttcaaataaaatttaaaacatattcCGACTTTTATGGTAGTAAATATAACTtcattttttaatacaaatttaatagATTTATTGTGTTATGTTTGAAGTGAACTtcccaattatttattttttataatacgCAAACTCTATTTTCGATACAACTTCTGgctagttcctgttgaatacatCCTTCCACTTGTAGGTAATTTTTACTGCTACCGTGTTCTAATTCTGATTGCTGGTCTTTATTTGCCCATTTACAATTGGTAAAAAGTATGGATGCGCCATTGCTTCGCGAGCAGTCAACCGCTCAACGTGATCATAGCGTAAGAGCTTGTCAAGAAAATCAAGAGCTTCTGGAGAAACAAGATGTTGGTTATCAGAGTGAACGAACCTTTCCCACCGTTTGCGCGAGTGCCGTTGTAATATGTCGTGGAATCGAGGATCTAATTCAATATTGTATTTATCTAGGTAAGCATATAATTCTTCAGTGCCCAGCACTTTTGCTATACGCACCAATTGATCATAATTATCATGTCCATGAAAGAATGGCTCTTTTCGAAATATCATAGAGGCTAACATGCAGCCTAAAGACCACATATCCAGGGAATAATCGTACATCTGGTAATCGACAAGCAGCTCCGGCCCTTTGAAATAACGAGATGCCACACGAACATTGTACTCTTGACCTGGGTGATAAAACTCTGCCAATCCCCAATCAATCAAGCGTAATTTGCGATTTTCGTGATCTATCATAACATTATGTGGCTTTACATCTCTGTGCATGATACCCATACTGTGGCAATAATCCAGAGCCTTTAACAACTCAAACAAATAGTAACGAATCTCATAATCCGTCAAGGTTTGATATAATTGCTTAAAGTCGGTGTTATTGACATGTTCGAAAATCAATGCTGGAGTACGTGAAACAGGATCTTTTACTACCGCCAAAAGCGTAATAATGTTGGTACCACCTCGtaagttttccaaaatttttatttcacgcttaattttcttctttttaacAGGCTTAAGTATCTTAACAACACATTTTTCCGTGGTCGTAATGTTTATAGCTTCAAATACTTCTGAATATTTTCCACGGCCTAACTTTCTAACAAGCTGGTAGTCATCTTGATTCGCCCAATCAACTACGTAATTCTCGTAATCCCAATACTCATCTGGTTTGTGTGCGTTAACATCTGTGTACACACGAGCAGCACTTGGTAGAGTCATTTTGCCAACAAAGGTAAATCTTTTTTGGAACGAGTTTACAATTGGAGTTGCCTTATTTGTTGGATATATTTTGAATCCTCTCCagaatttgcaaattttttttgatataaagttctgaaaatatttaaataatatattaATTAGTCATCGGTTAAGCTCCTAGAGGGATTATAAAAGGTAGAGGATATTTTCGATACAGCGACTGCCCTTATAGCCCGGGTTGTATTATGCACACATAGGCAGGTGGCATTTAACActgttttaagtaaacatttcagCGATTATTCAAAGTTTACCGACAGTGAAGTTTCATTTCAGTTAGCACCATAAAAAAATCATATCATCATTTGGCTGAATAGGACGTGTTTTTGTGAGCTCCAGTATAATTTTTGTTTACCTcggtaaaatattgaaattttccaaagcttttgtgTTGCTGTTGTTCGTGTGAACTATTTTTGTGTTAATTCTTTGTCCTGAGTTGAAAAGAGCTCCTGATAATAGATATTAGTCAGcaaaaatactaattaaaatcAGTGAGTTAAGAACAAGAATAATAAAAGcaataaacaattaaattttaAACGAGCGAGTGTTTAGAACAACAATGGCGAAAAGATACCCAGCAAGAGGAACGGTTTGCCCCAACAACCCCTCTCACACCATCATCAACTGTGTTGGCGAAGCAACTGGAGGTACAGAGACAATCAATTGTCAAAGAACTGACTGCAGAATTAAGGAAAACCGAAGAGCGTATAATGCAAAAATTTTGTGAGTTGGCTGGTGAAACGGCAAATTTGAAAATCCGCATTACTGCAGTCGAGAAGAGAGTTGGTGTAGATGAGAACGCGTGCTCTGATGTTCTCTTGGTGCGAAATGAGTTGATTGCGGCTCAGGGCCACATTAATGCCCTCGATGCCAGCGCAGTCGCCACTGACTTAATAATTACTGGCGTCCCACATGCAGCAAGTGAGTGTTTACCTGAGCTATTTTCGAAGATCTGCAGAGTAACTGATAGCAAAGCACCACCATTGCGCGATGCGTTCCGATTGCGAAACAgtggtaataataataaacaaaacaagCCCAACATTTCCCTTCCCATTGTTATAAAGTTGTTGTCTTCACCTGACCGCAATCAGTTGCTAAAATCGGTTGCTGTATTTTGCAAGTCTAAAAAGAGATCACTGACGCCCTCTGACATTGATTTGCCTGGCTAGTGGACGGTAAATATTCATGAAAGTTTGCCTAGGAGATTGCGGGAGGTGATGACGCGTGCATCTGAGCTTAGGCGGCAAAAAAGTTAGCGTCGGCGTTTTCCAATCGAGGCAGAGTATTTGTTCGGTTTAAAAGTGACGAAGAGCCCAAATTGGATGGCAGCATCGCCGAGGTGGATGCTGTTGTTGGTACTTGAGCGCACTTACAAtatgaaacaaataatttttagaatgtttatgtatatgtatatgttaaacTTAAGCTCTGCCTTTCAATTTCATCTATGCTGTGAACTTTTCTCTTTATGCTCAATTCTTTTAACTCGTCTATTTTTTCGTTCTTATTTTGTTTCTAGCTTTAATTTCAGTCAtactcatttattttttttctctgctCTTTTTCTCtttgtgctttttattttttgcagtcacatatATTTGCATCATTGCTGCGGTTTTTATGTGTATCATACTTTTTGTAGTCGATCGTTCACCTTCTAATGGACTTAGACCCCTGTAGGAAATCTGCCTTCAGCATAAGTGATAGCAACAAGGCAATAATAGATATCTTGTGTAAGCAATCTGATGGACTTAATGTAGTACACTTCAACGCCCGCAGTTTAAATAATGATAAGCTGGACTACATATGTTAGGGATGTATTTTCTGATTCTAATGTTGATCTTATTTGTGTCACGGAAACCTGGTTCACTAGTGATATTCCTGACGTTTGTTACAGCATCCCTAACGTCTGATATGTGTCGACAGAAAAGGAaagagggaggggggggggggggggggggaaggagTTGCTATCTTTTGTAAGTCCTACTTGAAAATTAGTGTCTTGACAGAATCAAAAAATAGTGACACGGAGTTTATCATTGCCGAATATCGGAcaacttgaaaaaagttttggTATCTTGCGTGTACAACCCCCATAGGTGTAATTTGTTAGATTCATATTTTGAGGAGTTATCCCagtttttaattgattttgagCGTTTTGTAATTTGTGGGGACTTTAACGTAAATCTTTTGTGTAATGGTGCTTACACTATGAAACTACTTGATCATGTCGCGGGCGCTGGTCTTACCGTTGTTAACAATATTGTACCAACAAGATATTCACATAACTCAACTCCGAGCCTGCTGGACATCATTATAACGTCAAGCCCTGAccacattttaaaatttcaacaaattagcATCATCTCCGATCATGATCTTATTTTTTGCACACTAGATGTTACGTTTAATTGTTCAGCTGACACCGTTACTTCTGTTTATCGTGATTTTAATTCTCTAAATGTAGATGAGTTGTTTGTTGATCTTTCATATGTCGATTGGGCCTCATGTTGGTTTCTTGCTACCGTGGATGAGaaacttgattttttaaataacacccTCTGCAATCTATTTGATGTCCACGTACCGTTACGTGAAGTCCTATTTATAAAAAACTCTTGTCCTTGGTAAAATAACAAAGTCAGGTCTGCTATTAAACTACGCAATAAGCTGTACACGAAGTGGAAAAAGACCAACACTGAAATTGCTTGGTCGCAGTATAAAATCGCTCGCAACCAGGCCACTTACATCACTAGGCAAGCAAAGCAAATATACTGTCGCCGAAAGTTAAATCCGGCACTACCATCTAAAGATTTATGGCGCCACTTAAAGAATCTCAACATCCATGGTAAACAGACGATTGAGTGTCAGATTAATCCTAATACTCTTAACGATTATTTTAGTAGTTCGGGTATTGTTCGGGACAGAGCTGAGTACCTAGAACACACATTTTCACCGGAGAGAGAATTTCAATTTAGCGCAGTAAGTGAAAAAGATGTTCTTGAATCCCTTATGAGAATCAAGTCCGATGCCATTGGGAAGGACGGGATATCCTTGAAGTTTGTGAAAATTGTACTGCCTTTCGTGCTAGGAACCCTTACACACATAATCAATCATTGCTTTACAACTTCGCGTTTCCCAGTGGAATGGAAAAGGCTGTGATTGTTCTTGTCGCCAAAAAAAATGCAGCCAAAACTACTTCTGATTACATGCTTTATTCCAGCATTCgctaaagtgtgtgagtccttgatggcAGCTCAAATTTCATCATACGTTCAAGAACATAATCTGCTCAATCCACTGCAGTCTGGTTTTCGTCCTAAGCACAGTTGTTCTACAGTATGTTGAAAATACTGGACGATATAAGAATTAATTTTGATAAAGGTGACCTAACTCTTCTTTGCCTCCTGGATTTTTCAAAGGCATTTGACTTAGTTAGTCATAGACTTCTTTGTGAAAAgctcaaatatttttttgggttttcagTTACATCAGTTAGCCTTATGGCCAGCTACCTTGCCGAAAGGACTCAGAAATTTGTATGGAAAGGCTCTGCATCTAGATCATGTATTGTCTCTTCTGGTGTACCGTAAGGCTCTGTCCTTGGTCCTCTTCTGTTTACTCTTTTTATCAATGATGTGTTCGCTAGGTGTCAGTATATTAATGCACATGCTTATTCTGATGACATTCAATTGTATTTATCTAGTCGTTTTGGTCTTGTTGATGATTTGTGTTACAAAATAAATAGCGACTTGTCTGCTATTGCGAAATGGGCTTGTGAAAACGGTCTGTGCTTGAATGCCAAAAAGTCATATGTTCTGCCTATAAGCAAGAGTGTTGTGCATACTGAAGATATTCCAAAACTGTTCGATGGTGAAAACGTGCTTTCGTTtactagcaaaataaaaaatctgGGCTTTGTGATTAACTCAAAACTAAACTGTGTCGACCATGTAAATAAAGTTGTGAGAAATGTTTATTCTGTTTTACGTAGATTAAGAATGTCTGCTTCGTTTACTCCCCTAGAGACTAGGAAAATACTAGCTATGCAGCTGAGCCTTTCACACACAACGTACTCAGAGCTCGTTTACAGTCAACTTGACTCTGCTTCGTCCCATAAAATTGATGTTACTTTTAACAACGTCACACGTTATGTTTACGGCCTACAAAAATATGATCATATATCTCCATGGAAGCGCAAAGTTCTCGGATGTAGTATTTTTGAGTATATAGCAGCGCGAAACTGTATATACATGTACAAACTCATGGAATTTCAAACACCAAAGATTATTCCCAGATATTTCTATTTGTGCTCTTCGAGGCTATTCTTTATACATGCTGTAAGGCTCTGGAATTCTATCCCAAATTCTCTTAAGGGTGTGTTGTGTAGGAACAACTACAGAAAGGTGATTCATGACTACTCCAGTTCAGTGAGCTTAATGTGACTGTGATAAGACTTTATGCCCTTCTTTGTATTTCCACCTTTCTTTGTTTTACCAACAAAACTTTCTATTcgttaaatttataattattgttattattggtTATAAGAATTTAGGCTTAATTGCTAATTATTTTGCAATGTATAATCGTTgatgtgctataaaagactctgtcttacagtcacaaccacttttttttttttaaataaattgaaattgtaaTTAATATAAACATAGAGGTGGTTCCACTTTTTCTTCTTGGCTTTCATTTCCCCCATTTGACATGTTGTTTAACATTCCACTTTTAAAAAGCGagaggttaggtaaggttgaactggccagtccgtgTAGACCTTCCATAGACTGCATGAGTCCATAGTGTCACCAGAAGTTGACCCAACGAATAAACTGAAAATCCCTTTCAGAAACTAAGACCTTTTTTATAAAACAGCTCCGTCCTCCCGGCAAACACCAGAAGCTTTCAAGAACATATGATACCTTCTGATTCTAGATCTCAAAGTTGTGCCAATAGTTGGAATCTTAACCTGGCGAGCGTAGGCACGAACACAAAActtgctcgatcatttcctccttgaacccgtacttcctacatctgctataactGGCCTAATTAAAAGAATGTGAGGCCAAAAGGCAATGTTCAGTCAGAATACACATCATGAGCCCATAGTTCCCTTTTTTCAATGATAAAAGTAACTTTTTAGGTTTAAGGTTGAAAGATCTGCATATGTGATCTTCGATACCCGTTCTGTGATTGGTTCCATGTCTTTCTTGCTAGGTAGATCATTTGCAACTCTCGCAATCTGACTGGGAAGTCTACGATataagcttcgagggatgcgccctgtttagctagCGCATCCACTTTTTCAATTCCATCTATTGCCACATGCCCACGGACCCAAGGACGCAGGAATTGCTAACACTCTAACACAATTTTAGATGTTGTACTACGAgagattggcggccaccgtggtgtgatggtagcgtgctccgtctaccacatcgtatgtcctgggttcacaccccgggcaaagcaacatcaaaattttagaaataaggtttttcaattagaagaacatttttctaagcggggtcgcccctcggcagtgtttggcaagcgctccgggtgtatttctgccatgaaaagctctcagtgaaaactcatctgccttgcagatgccgttcggagtcggcataaaacatgtaggtcccgtccggccgatttgtagggaaaatcaataggagcacgacgcaagttggaagagaagctcggccttagatctctttggaggttatcgcaccttacatt contains:
- the CkIIalpha gene encoding casein kinase II subunit alpha isoform X1, translated to MTLPSAARVYTDVNAHKPDEYWDYENYVVDWANQDDYQLVRKLGRGKYSEVFEAINITTTEKCVVKILKPVKKKKIKREIKILENLRGGTNIITLLAVVKDPVSRTPALIFEHVNNTDFKQLYQTLTDYEIRYYLFELLKALDYCHSMGIMHRDVKPHNVMIDHENRKLRLIDWGLAEFYHPGQEYNVRVASRYFKGPELLVDYQMYDYSLDMWSLGCMLASMIFRKEPFFHGHDNYDQLVRIAKVLGTEELYAYLDKYNIELDPRFHDILQRHSRKRWERFVHSDNQHLVSPEALDFLDKLLRYDHVERLTAREAMAHPYFLPIVNGQIKTSNQN